One region of Culex pipiens pallens isolate TS chromosome 2, TS_CPP_V2, whole genome shotgun sequence genomic DNA includes:
- the LOC120415285 gene encoding uncharacterized protein LOC120415285, translated as MNSPTAVDVPCNGPCRKRFHPAAVNMDQVTASLLLTSARPAGLLWLCPECHQRGELQPRAGSGTDLPPELWITIFRHLNTRSMLRVRSTCRCWKDIVDQNKCLRKEFSVGFEGKTMDEHFQPENLLQATQAVLFKSTITSVNGWWPLFGAELTNLHLSRCEIALPVLLGMLRHTPNLTSLGPGSINYASVEEEEIDFRLEKLEHLNCDEVFDIYERIFPRLRKLELSYEQEDDESVCRLLQSVQETLKFLFCDITPFMLEQMALMDRLRLTEAVVPIADGDQVVQLSRIQPTIEKFRATASNEALCEIARNLTNLKEISVVLEELENLEPTFPAEMPQLTLLHLEGLEEISLNLKHFKGANLINLKFELFRFTKDSLRTCLTNYPNLLELELGNCSLESWSDIFEARLESLRRLSLWNVKVAQNVMNVPRNLPCLNELKLSLCNISADMLVELLLRCPRLEKLAFNVMDTIDNEFVRGLGRFPQLKQLTIHYCAITYEALELIVENHSHLIVDIRSKYIPDTTLSMLKYVTRS; from the exons ATGAATTCGCCAACAGCCGTAGATGTTCCGTGCAACGGACCATGCCGAAAGCGGTTCCATCCGGCCGCCGTCAACATGGACCAGGTAACCGCCAGTTTACTGCTCACATCCGCTCGGCCCGCCGGACTTCTGTGGCTCTGTCCCGAGTGTCACCAGAGAGGCGAACTGCAGCCCAGAGCCGGCTCCGGAACCGACCTGCCCCCGGAGCTGTGGATCACAATCTTCCGGCACTTGAACACACGCTCCATGCTACGGGTGCGGTCAACCTGCCGCTGTTGGAAGGACATCGTCGATCAGAACAAATGCTTGAGAAAGGAGTTTTCCGTTGGTTTTGAAGGAAAAACCATGGACGAACACTTCCAGCCGGAGAACCTGTTGCAGGCAACACAAGCGGTTCTATTCAAGTCAACGATAACCTCTGTGAATGGCTGGTGGCCTTTGTTCGGCGCTGAACTGACGAACCTGCACTTGTCGAGATGTGAGATTGCTCTTCCAGTTTTGCTTGGAATGCTGAGGCACACTCCGAATCTTACGAGCTTGGGTCCGGGTAGCATCAATTACGCTTCCGTTGAAGAGGAAGAGATTGATTTTCGACTGGAGAAACTGGAACATCTTAACTGCGATGAAGTTTTCGACATTTACGAAAGGATTTTTCCTCGCTTGAGAAAGTTAGAGCTGTCATACGAACAAGAAGACGATGAAAGCGTGTGCCGATTGCTGCAGTCGGTTCAGGAAACGTTGAAGTTTCTGTTTTGCGACATAACGCCGTTTATGCTGGAACAGATGGCCCTTATGGACCGGCTTAGATTGACAGAGGCTGTAGTTCCTATAGCAGATGGCGACCAAGTCGTGCAGCTAAGTCGAATTCAGCCAACGATTGAAAAATTCCGCGCAACTGCTTCAAACGAG GCTCTCTGCGAAATCGCACGGAATCTTACCAACCTGAAGGAAATCTCTGTCGTGCTGGAAGAGTTAGAAAATCTGGAGCCCACATTCCCGGCTGAAATGCCTCAGCTGACGTTGCTACATCTAGAGGGGCTGGAAGAGATCAGTTTAAACTTGAAACACTTCAAAGGGGCCAATTTGATCAACTTGAAGTTCGAGTTATTTCGCTTCACCAAGGACAGCTTGCGAACTTGCCTGACTAATTATCCAAATCTCCTAGAGCTGGAATTGGGTAATTGTTCGCTGGAAAGTTGGTCAGACATTTTCGAGGCTCGTCTGGAATCGCTGCGCCGTTTGAGTCTGTGGAACGTTAAGGTGGCGCAAAATGTCATGAATGTTCCGCGGAACCTGCCCTGTTTGAACGAACTGAAGTTGTCCTTGTGCAACATTTCCGCAGACATGCTCGTTGAGTTGCTTCTTCGCTGCCCTCGGCTGGAGAAGTTGGCTTTTAATGTGATGGATACGATTGACAACGAATTTGTTCGGGGTTTGGGTCGGTTTCCCCAACTGAAGCAGCTTACCATTCACTACTGCGCCATCACGTACGAGGCACTGGAATTGATTGTTGAAAATCATTCCCATCTGATAGTTGATATACGTTCTAAGTATATCCCCGATACAACCTTGAGTATGTTGAAGTACGTTACTCGGTCATGA